One Thauera sp. K11 DNA window includes the following coding sequences:
- a CDS encoding MFS transporter, which translates to MTSKKLLGKSFILLWLSETAFDIGSALMGFALGVWVFEKSGSVQQFSWAILSSAVPALLSIPFAGMMADRFDRRWVIASCDFLAVLMVVIVALLVFNQMLEVEHLYIVGAVGGVIGAIRNPSYHAAVAQIVPHDRLTQANGLISGTQGVLQIGAPLVAGFLLASWGMVGIMIIELFLSVAGALAVFAALTSARHAIRGVQNDKPVRLFEGIHESFASVAQYFRQHSLMIGLAVYILIQEALLVLASTMLTPLILTGHGSETLGIVMTLGAVGGVIGAFTLAATNPKAGLMRWVLIADVALAFFVMLAGIVREPALWCICAFGAFAFGGVSEGCSNALWMRKVPKDRQGSVFAAVGAANLVIMCIVMLTGSTLVEQFFEPLMMPGGALADSVGEWLGVGKGRGVALLFVLAGAIFAVVSMVALLHPRLTRLDELVPDQAKPDGDQNADEASDIPESASPALVPAQASSRP; encoded by the coding sequence ATGACCAGTAAGAAACTTTTGGGCAAGTCCTTCATCCTGCTGTGGCTGAGCGAGACCGCCTTCGACATCGGTTCCGCGCTGATGGGCTTCGCGCTCGGCGTATGGGTGTTCGAGAAAAGCGGTTCGGTCCAGCAGTTCTCCTGGGCGATCCTGTCCTCGGCCGTGCCCGCCCTGCTGAGCATTCCATTCGCCGGGATGATGGCGGATCGGTTCGACCGCCGCTGGGTCATCGCAAGCTGCGACTTCCTCGCGGTGCTGATGGTCGTCATCGTTGCGCTGCTGGTGTTCAACCAGATGCTGGAGGTCGAGCACCTCTACATCGTCGGCGCGGTCGGCGGCGTCATCGGTGCCATTCGAAACCCCTCGTACCATGCGGCCGTGGCGCAGATCGTGCCGCACGACCGGCTGACCCAGGCCAACGGACTGATCAGCGGCACCCAGGGCGTGCTCCAGATCGGAGCCCCGCTCGTGGCCGGGTTCCTGCTGGCCTCGTGGGGCATGGTGGGCATCATGATCATCGAACTGTTCCTGTCCGTGGCGGGGGCACTCGCGGTGTTCGCGGCGCTCACGAGCGCGAGGCATGCGATCCGGGGCGTGCAGAACGACAAGCCCGTCAGGCTGTTCGAAGGCATCCACGAGAGCTTCGCCAGCGTGGCGCAGTACTTCCGGCAGCATTCCCTGATGATCGGCCTCGCAGTCTACATCCTGATCCAGGAAGCGCTGCTGGTGCTCGCATCGACGATGCTCACGCCGCTCATCCTGACCGGACACGGCAGCGAGACGCTCGGCATCGTCATGACGCTGGGCGCCGTCGGCGGCGTGATCGGCGCCTTCACGCTCGCGGCCACGAACCCGAAAGCCGGCCTCATGCGCTGGGTGCTGATCGCCGACGTGGCGCTGGCCTTCTTCGTGATGCTGGCAGGGATCGTCCGCGAGCCGGCCCTGTGGTGCATCTGCGCATTCGGGGCGTTCGCCTTCGGTGGCGTGTCGGAAGGCTGCTCCAACGCGCTCTGGATGCGCAAGGTGCCCAAGGATAGGCAGGGCAGCGTGTTCGCCGCGGTCGGCGCGGCCAACCTGGTCATCATGTGCATCGTCATGCTGACCGGAAGCACCCTCGTCGAGCAGTTCTTCGAGCCGCTGATGATGCCCGGCGGCGCGCTGGCCGATTCCGTCGGCGAATGGCTCGGCGTCGGCAAGGGGCGGGGAGTGGCTCTCCTGTTCGTCCTGGCCGGGGCGATCTTCGCCGTCGTCTCGATGGTGGCCCTGCTGCACCCGCGGCTCACCCGGCTGGACGAACTGGTGCCCGATCAGGCCAAGCCGGACGGCGACCAGAACGCCGACGAGGCATCTGACATCCCTGAATCCGCAAGTCCCGCGCTGGTACCGGCGCAGGCTTCCTCGCGCCCCTGA